In one Nocardia tengchongensis genomic region, the following are encoded:
- a CDS encoding acyl-CoA dehydrogenase family protein, which produces MDFDLTPEQEMLRDTVRDLLARGNHADRWSTFAEIGLLGLTFAEEEGGMGAGPIEAMLVMTEIGRGLAPEPVLDCALLPGTLVSNVGSEVQRKDLLPRVAEGELKLAFAHNEPGLRWPAAEIATQAVRDGDGWRITGRKHPVSHGDCADTLIVSAVSGDGVGLFLVAPADPGVRLRPYATHDGQRGADIEFDGALAEPLGDAVDATEAIRAALAGAQAALCAEAVGAMEESLRLTAEYLKTRKQFGVPLRTFQTLTQRAADMYVSLELARGMSMYASMSLADGVVDPMVASRAKLRIGRSARHIGQEAIQMHGGIGMTDEYPVGHYTARLNAIEHTLGDSTDHLRYLGGHVADYQMVEI; this is translated from the coding sequence ATGGATTTCGATCTCACCCCCGAACAGGAAATGCTCCGCGACACCGTACGCGACCTGCTCGCGCGCGGTAACCACGCGGACCGCTGGAGCACCTTCGCCGAAATCGGTCTGCTCGGACTGACCTTCGCCGAGGAAGAAGGCGGCATGGGCGCCGGACCCATCGAGGCCATGCTCGTCATGACCGAGATCGGCCGCGGCCTCGCCCCCGAACCGGTCCTGGACTGCGCGCTGCTGCCCGGCACCCTCGTCTCGAACGTCGGCAGCGAAGTGCAGCGCAAGGATCTGCTGCCGCGCGTAGCCGAGGGCGAACTGAAACTCGCCTTCGCCCACAACGAGCCGGGACTGCGCTGGCCCGCCGCCGAGATCGCCACGCAGGCGGTCCGTGACGGCGACGGCTGGCGCATCACCGGGCGCAAACACCCGGTTTCGCATGGTGATTGCGCGGACACTCTCATCGTCAGCGCGGTGAGCGGTGACGGTGTCGGGTTGTTCCTGGTCGCTCCCGCCGACCCCGGCGTCCGGTTGCGGCCGTACGCCACGCATGACGGGCAACGGGGCGCGGACATCGAATTCGACGGCGCTCTGGCCGAACCGCTCGGCGACGCCGTCGACGCTACCGAAGCCATTCGCGCGGCCCTGGCCGGAGCTCAGGCCGCGCTGTGTGCCGAGGCTGTTGGGGCAATGGAGGAATCGTTGCGGCTTACCGCTGAATACCTGAAGACTCGCAAACAGTTCGGCGTGCCGCTGCGTACCTTTCAGACGCTCACCCAGCGGGCTGCCGACATGTACGTGTCGCTGGAGTTGGCGCGGGGTATGAGCATGTATGCGTCCATGTCTCTCGCTGACGGGGTTGTGGATCCGATGGTTGCGTCTCGTGCCAAGCTGCGTATCGGTCGGTCTGCCAGGCATATTGGGCAGGAGGCTATCCAGATGCACGGTGGTATCGGTATGACCGACGAGTATCCGGTCGGGCATTACACGGCGCGATTGAATGCCATCGAACATACGCTTGGCGACTCCACCGACCATTTGCGGTATCTCGGGGGGCATGTCGCTGACTATCAGATGGTTGAGATCTGA
- a CDS encoding CHAT domain-containing protein, translating into MADAGDLYLTWRWTDDSAPAGVGVVPEEQVEAAMSRFAAALPAPGVAGGLEAALTTGELATVAAENALAQYLSSVFLPYNLAVRLHELYVRGVRPHIRIQPSPRTAQLPWELIAPDPDVRLVEIADVSVLAPPGIVHAPARVARSWTDTRGLPVVAVLDPRVPGFRADSALGSVLGRMDSAAAPLAALVAGHAAAGRLTPPVADPAEAFRRTDLDRAWLSRALHAGAARLLYVGHVTAAAPESGRSESATLHLSCTAASAGCARAYQDHRPLSARDLLLGTHALAAAPDSIARTGPEIWPIPSRVALIACESGGDLRFAEPLGLVAAMLTGGAELVTAGRWPLPTDLAFHRFAGTPDTVHPFQEAVCAIDSAHESPDPVLALNAWQRTHLAAWRETGAVEHSPLIWAAFATVDTR; encoded by the coding sequence ATGGCGGACGCGGGAGACCTCTACCTCACCTGGCGGTGGACCGACGACAGCGCGCCCGCGGGCGTCGGCGTGGTGCCGGAGGAACAGGTCGAGGCCGCCATGAGCCGCTTCGCCGCCGCCCTGCCCGCGCCCGGCGTGGCGGGGGGCCTCGAAGCCGCGCTCACCACCGGTGAACTCGCGACAGTGGCGGCGGAAAACGCACTCGCGCAATATCTCTCATCGGTGTTCCTGCCCTACAACTTGGCAGTGCGGCTGCACGAGCTCTACGTCCGAGGTGTTCGCCCGCACATCCGGATCCAGCCTTCCCCGCGCACAGCGCAATTGCCGTGGGAGCTGATCGCCCCCGATCCCGATGTGCGCCTGGTGGAGATCGCCGACGTCAGCGTGCTCGCGCCGCCCGGCATCGTGCACGCGCCCGCCCGGGTGGCGCGGTCCTGGACCGACACCCGCGGCCTGCCCGTGGTCGCCGTCCTCGACCCCCGCGTGCCCGGCTTCCGCGCCGACTCCGCACTCGGATCGGTGCTCGGCCGCATGGATTCCGCTGCCGCGCCGCTGGCCGCCCTGGTCGCCGGCCATGCCGCCGCCGGCCGCCTCACCCCACCCGTCGCCGATCCGGCGGAGGCGTTCCGCCGCACCGATCTCGACCGCGCCTGGCTCAGCCGCGCCCTGCACGCGGGTGCGGCCCGCCTGCTGTACGTCGGTCACGTCACCGCCGCCGCCCCCGAATCCGGCCGCAGCGAATCGGCCACCCTGCACCTGTCCTGCACCGCCGCCAGTGCGGGTTGTGCACGCGCCTACCAGGATCACCGCCCGCTCTCGGCTCGCGACCTGCTGCTGGGTACGCACGCTCTCGCCGCGGCGCCGGATTCGATCGCCCGGACCGGACCGGAGATCTGGCCGATCCCGAGCCGGGTCGCGCTGATCGCCTGTGAGAGCGGCGGAGACCTCCGGTTCGCCGAACCGCTGGGCCTGGTGGCGGCCATGCTCACCGGCGGCGCGGAACTGGTGACGGCCGGGCGCTGGCCGCTGCCCACCGATCTGGCGTTCCACCGCTTCGCGGGCACCCCCGACACCGTGCATCCGTTCCAGGAAGCGGTGTGCGCCATCGATTCCGCGCACGAGTCGCCCGATCCCGTGCTCGCCCTCAATGCCTGGCAGCGCACCCACTTGGCCGCCTGGCGCGAGACCGGGGCGGTCGAGCATTCACCGCTGATCTGGGCGGCCTTCGCCACCGTCGATACCCGCTGA
- a CDS encoding DUF222 domain-containing protein, translating to MDSNGVTLDECGIAELAAAVATLSNSVQNTAMTQFSDEDVVALMQQLEACKRQLAALDTRLIIEAGERSLHARSGAGKMVPFLRHTLGLSRYDAALRVKVTHHCGEFFEPSGHLRPAALPVMAEAFAAGDISRDHVRNIMDVMDHLPDRHPHRSTRGSRTDPRRLLA from the coding sequence ATGGATTCGAATGGGGTGACACTCGACGAATGCGGCATCGCTGAACTGGCGGCCGCGGTTGCGACCCTTTCGAACTCCGTTCAGAACACGGCGATGACGCAGTTCTCCGATGAGGATGTCGTGGCGTTGATGCAGCAGCTCGAAGCCTGTAAAAGGCAGCTGGCTGCGCTGGATACGCGGCTGATCATCGAAGCTGGAGAGCGCTCGCTGCACGCACGTTCCGGGGCAGGGAAGATGGTGCCGTTCCTGCGGCACACCCTCGGCCTCTCGCGCTACGACGCCGCGTTGCGAGTGAAGGTCACTCATCACTGCGGGGAATTCTTCGAACCCTCAGGACACCTGCGTCCGGCGGCCTTGCCGGTGATGGCGGAAGCCTTTGCCGCGGGTGACATTTCGCGAGATCACGTGCGCAACATCATGGACGTGATGGACCACCTCCCCGACCGACATCCCCACCGAAGCACGCGCGGAAGCCGAACAGATCCTCGTCGACTACTCGCGTGA
- a CDS encoding helix-turn-helix transcriptional regulator: MSTRTVLAREAIDRLCGGTLTAKALREQVLAEIRRIVPFDAHAWLLTDPVTRVGTSPLADIPGLRWPDLPRLGRARYLTRINRWTDMIEAGTPVDTLMSATGGSRDASLLWREFQQPLGAIDVAALVFWDRFGCWAWLDLWRNHPAPAFDADEIGFLATLTGPVTAGLRRAQARTFVAGPATAAGGPAVLVLGPDLEVRSLTPVAAETLSRLNPPDEPMTAIPAAAYNVAAALIAAESGMPVGPPWSRVHLGAGRWLTLRAARLGPSDGITADITVSIEASTPSERQEVFALAHGLTPRERQVLDGLAAGLDSRAMAQRLSVSEYTVHDHVKAVLAKTGSATRQTLLSRIAGTG, from the coding sequence GTGTCCACGCGGACGGTTCTCGCACGGGAGGCCATCGACCGGCTCTGCGGTGGCACGCTCACCGCGAAGGCGCTGCGCGAGCAGGTGCTCGCCGAGATCCGCCGAATCGTCCCCTTCGACGCGCATGCCTGGTTGCTGACCGATCCGGTGACCCGGGTCGGCACGTCGCCGCTGGCCGATATCCCGGGGCTGCGCTGGCCCGATCTGCCGCGGCTCGGGCGGGCCCGGTATCTGACCCGAATCAATCGTTGGACCGACATGATCGAGGCCGGGACACCTGTGGACACGCTCATGTCCGCCACGGGCGGGAGTCGCGACGCGTCGCTGCTCTGGCGTGAGTTTCAGCAGCCGCTGGGCGCGATCGATGTTGCGGCCCTGGTGTTCTGGGATCGTTTCGGCTGCTGGGCGTGGCTGGATCTGTGGCGGAATCACCCGGCGCCGGCGTTCGACGCGGATGAGATCGGGTTTCTCGCGACGCTGACCGGCCCGGTGACGGCGGGGCTGCGCCGGGCCCAGGCGCGGACTTTCGTCGCCGGTCCGGCGACGGCCGCGGGCGGTCCGGCGGTGCTGGTCCTCGGTCCCGATCTGGAGGTGCGGTCGCTGACGCCGGTGGCCGCCGAAACGTTGTCGCGGCTGAATCCGCCCGACGAGCCGATGACCGCGATCCCGGCCGCGGCCTACAACGTGGCGGCCGCATTGATCGCGGCGGAGAGCGGTATGCCGGTGGGCCCGCCGTGGTCGCGGGTCCACCTGGGTGCGGGCCGCTGGCTGACGTTGCGCGCGGCCCGGCTCGGCCCGTCGGACGGTATAACCGCGGACATCACCGTCAGTATCGAGGCAAGCACCCCCTCCGAGCGTCAGGAGGTTTTCGCGCTCGCGCACGGTCTGACGCCCCGGGAACGGCAGGTGCTTGACGGTCTGGCGGCCGGATTGGATTCGCGTGCAATGGCTCAGCGGCTGTCGGTCTCCGAGTACACGGTTCACGATCACGTGAAGGCGGTGCTGGCCAAGACCGGCTCGGCGACCCGGCAGACACTGCTCTCGCGGATCGCGGGCACCGGCTAG
- a CDS encoding patatin family protein gives MPDQDRIPVFDDDRTLGVGELLARRHREDSAPGRRTDGHRLALVIEGGSSRGAYSHGMAMAIEELGVLPCFDAVYGASAGALNAAWLLCGRALDSRRAWNPEVINRVINPARALRGGKVVDTDYLVHTVYERIVPMDFPAILANAITFHPIATDADTGAAVDLHPELSDVRSVQTALRASTCLPILAGRPVRIGARRYVDAGLSESVPVRTALAQGATRVLVLRTRRDDETMRPPSSVESRVVARFLSRHAPGTVEPWLSRVERHHSDERDFESDPAVLQIRPPRDAPDIGRIDRDPEVLRTALALGRATTARTLSEYLAPKLSA, from the coding sequence TTGCCCGACCAAGACCGCATCCCCGTGTTCGACGACGACCGCACCCTCGGCGTCGGCGAACTCCTCGCCCGCCGCCACCGCGAGGACAGCGCGCCCGGTCGCCGCACGGATGGGCACCGGCTCGCGCTGGTCATCGAGGGCGGCTCCTCGCGGGGCGCCTACTCACACGGAATGGCCATGGCCATCGAGGAATTGGGGGTACTGCCCTGCTTCGACGCCGTGTACGGCGCGTCCGCGGGCGCGTTGAACGCGGCCTGGCTGTTGTGCGGGCGTGCGCTGGATTCGCGGCGGGCATGGAATCCGGAGGTGATCAACCGGGTCATCAATCCGGCTCGGGCGCTGCGCGGCGGCAAGGTGGTCGACACCGACTACCTGGTGCACACCGTCTACGAGCGGATCGTGCCGATGGATTTTCCGGCGATTCTGGCCAATGCCATCACCTTTCACCCCATCGCCACCGACGCCGACACCGGCGCGGCCGTCGACCTGCATCCCGAACTCAGCGATGTGCGCTCGGTGCAGACCGCGTTGCGGGCCTCGACCTGCCTGCCGATCCTGGCCGGGCGGCCGGTGCGGATCGGTGCGCGCCGCTATGTGGATGCCGGGCTCTCCGAATCTGTGCCGGTGCGAACGGCGTTGGCGCAGGGCGCGACTCGGGTGCTGGTGCTGCGCACCCGCCGCGACGACGAGACCATGCGTCCCCCGTCGAGTGTGGAATCCCGGGTGGTGGCGCGGTTCCTGTCCCGGCACGCGCCCGGAACCGTCGAGCCCTGGCTCTCGCGGGTCGAGCGGCATCACAGTGACGAGCGCGATTTCGAGTCCGATCCGGCCGTGCTGCAGATCCGGCCGCCGCGCGACGCACCCGATATCGGCCGCATCGACCGCGATCCCGAGGTGCTGCGGACCGCCCTCGCGCTGGGCCGCGCGACGACCGCGCGCACGCTGTCGGAGTATCTGGCTCCTAAGCTGTCCGCGTGA
- a CDS encoding tetratricopeptide repeat protein: MAVTGSEGSKSGTPDAGESPLLRAGAEAVERGELREGLRIFERAAQVEHGDLRLCALVDVAVVTDRLGDHAAAAERFREALSQIPVDARRMYPGALIGLSQALQNLGDLDGAQEALERAREALGYDDAPGDLRLACLVSSTAVALHRQQWWRALDLASESLDAARRFGPEHAGHPLMNLAAAHFETGRWELAQDFAGQALAAFGAVDDPAGVAETRQNLALMHTRTGSFEAAEPLLAAAQEYFEAAGAAHRAGIGRKVMGFIAEQRGQTDAAEARYREALHRFEESHAVIDAADVRLRLATTAFAAGRFEDGESELALARGSYAVRGLGLHCAQLDYWHAGLLEPLVTQVPGLLARAVDLAVPAALALDAVRYELPDGAQRDSWNRRIVNPALRLAFRYAYLAGDARLVADLIENQCAGTILDIDRLDAAPPAPLDLFEPFDPPSESAAAVQDALQLGTALAAVAAGAGLPVAPPPRIAVPPDGHIALSGWLEAAEQRYGRRVRADRVIPA; encoded by the coding sequence ATGGCGGTGACAGGCTCGGAGGGCAGTAAATCGGGAACACCGGACGCAGGCGAGAGTCCGTTATTGCGGGCCGGGGCCGAAGCGGTCGAGCGGGGCGAGCTGCGGGAAGGGTTGCGGATATTCGAGCGGGCCGCCCAGGTCGAGCACGGGGATCTGCGGTTGTGCGCGCTGGTCGATGTGGCCGTGGTGACCGATCGGCTGGGGGATCACGCCGCGGCGGCGGAACGGTTCCGGGAAGCGTTGTCGCAGATACCGGTCGACGCACGTCGGATGTATCCGGGTGCGTTGATCGGGTTGTCGCAGGCGTTGCAGAACCTGGGGGATCTGGACGGCGCGCAGGAGGCGCTGGAACGGGCTCGGGAAGCCTTGGGGTACGACGATGCGCCGGGGGATCTGCGACTGGCCTGTCTGGTGTCGTCGACGGCGGTCGCATTGCATCGGCAGCAGTGGTGGCGGGCGTTGGACCTCGCGAGTGAATCATTGGATGCCGCACGCCGTTTCGGTCCCGAGCATGCCGGGCATCCGCTGATGAATCTGGCCGCGGCGCACTTCGAGACCGGGCGCTGGGAACTGGCACAGGATTTCGCCGGACAGGCGCTGGCCGCGTTCGGAGCGGTCGACGACCCCGCCGGAGTCGCCGAGACACGGCAGAACCTGGCCCTGATGCACACGCGGACAGGATCTTTCGAGGCGGCGGAGCCACTGCTAGCCGCCGCCCAGGAGTATTTCGAAGCGGCGGGGGCGGCGCATCGCGCGGGGATCGGGCGCAAGGTCATGGGGTTCATCGCCGAACAGCGGGGCCAGACCGACGCGGCCGAGGCCCGGTATCGGGAGGCGCTGCACCGGTTCGAGGAATCACACGCGGTCATCGACGCCGCCGACGTCCGACTTCGGCTGGCCACCACGGCGTTCGCGGCGGGGCGGTTCGAGGACGGGGAGTCGGAGCTGGCCCTCGCGCGCGGCAGCTACGCCGTGCGCGGGCTCGGCCTGCACTGCGCCCAGCTCGACTACTGGCACGCGGGGCTGCTGGAACCGCTCGTCACACAGGTCCCCGGATTGCTCGCGCGCGCGGTGGATCTCGCGGTTCCGGCGGCGCTCGCCCTGGACGCGGTCCGCTACGAACTGCCCGACGGCGCGCAACGCGACAGCTGGAACCGGCGCATCGTGAACCCCGCGCTGCGGCTGGCCTTCCGGTACGCCTACCTCGCCGGGGACGCCCGGCTGGTCGCCGACCTCATCGAAAACCAATGCGCGGGAACAATCTTGGACATCGACCGGCTCGACGCCGCGCCACCCGCACCGCTGGACCTGTTCGAGCCCTTCGATCCGCCGTCGGAGTCGGCGGCCGCGGTCCAGGACGCGCTGCAACTGGGCACCGCCCTGGCCGCGGTGGCGGCCGGCGCGGGACTGCCCGTCGCCCCGCCGCCCCGGATCGCGGTGCCGCCCGACGGCCATATCGCGCTGTCCGGCTGGCTCGAGGCGGCCGAACAACGCTACGGCCGCCGCGTCCGCGCCGACCGGGTGATTCCCGCGTGA
- a CDS encoding DUF222 domain-containing protein: MPTEARAEAEQILVDYSRESWPDDLPKIGRDILARLDPDGKVASDADRRRRRGITLCRPGVDGMSRIEGWITPELRACLDAVFAKLARPGMCNAEDAESPTASRGFIADSVLDAAARRDRRDAGQRTHDALMALMQPGLNMRALGMHRGLPVEVVLTMSLSDLENGTGVATTNTGTQISINEALKMAEGTHPVIAVLDGDGMPLYLQRSRRTANRAQRLALLARDKGCTRPGCEQPASMCAAHHVTDWAKGGPTDINNLTLACDHCHALINDGPDGWKTVVMGKDSPHRGRTGWIAPKSVDPTATPRVNDRHHAGQAIATAIDSSCRKWRSRAA; encoded by the coding sequence ATCCCCACCGAAGCACGCGCGGAAGCCGAACAGATCCTCGTCGACTACTCGCGTGAAAGCTGGCCCGATGACCTGCCCAAGATCGGGCGCGACATCCTCGCCCGGCTGGATCCGGACGGGAAGGTTGCTTCCGATGCCGACCGTCGGCGTCGGCGCGGGATCACCCTGTGCCGTCCCGGTGTCGATGGCATGTCGCGGATCGAAGGCTGGATCACCCCCGAGCTGCGGGCGTGCCTGGATGCGGTGTTCGCCAAGCTCGCACGCCCGGGAATGTGCAACGCTGAGGATGCGGAAAGCCCCACGGCCAGTCGTGGGTTCATCGCCGACAGTGTCCTCGATGCTGCCGCGCGCCGGGATCGGCGTGATGCCGGGCAGCGCACCCACGACGCGCTGATGGCTCTGATGCAGCCGGGCCTGAACATGCGCGCACTCGGCATGCACCGGGGCCTGCCCGTCGAGGTCGTGCTCACCATGAGCCTGTCCGATCTGGAGAACGGCACCGGCGTCGCCACCACCAACACCGGCACCCAGATCTCCATCAATGAAGCACTGAAGATGGCCGAAGGAACCCACCCGGTCATCGCGGTCCTCGACGGCGACGGAATGCCGCTCTACCTGCAGCGGTCCCGCCGCACCGCCAACCGCGCCCAACGCCTCGCCTTGCTGGCCCGCGACAAGGGATGTACTCGTCCGGGTTGTGAACAACCCGCCTCGATGTGCGCCGCACACCACGTCACCGACTGGGCCAAGGGAGGACCCACCGACATCAACAACCTGACGCTCGCCTGCGATCACTGCCATGCGTTGATCAATGACGGGCCTGATGGTTGGAAAACCGTTGTCATGGGCAAGGACTCACCCCATCGAGGGCGCACCGGGTGGATTGCTCCGAAGAGTGTTGACCCCACGGCCACGCCCCGGGTCAACGACAGGCATCACGCTGGGCAGGCGATCGCCACTGCCATCGATTCCAGTTGTCGAAAGTGGCGCTCACGGGCTGCGTGA
- a CDS encoding QsdR family transcriptional regulator yields MTRAEGTRAPGRPASASREDVLEASIAVFLEGKRLDVNAIAAQLGVGRASIYRWFGSRDGLLGAAVARQLEKVVALADRRTRGSGGERLTATLDRTIDLLVANDALRAYFDNESTAALRLITRGDGLVHQTAVALIEQHIERAESEGYHPPIERDTLAYALVRLWEAFLYNDAVAGFRGDVERLRKVQTALLRG; encoded by the coding sequence GTGACACGCGCGGAGGGAACCAGAGCGCCGGGCCGGCCGGCCTCGGCGAGCCGAGAGGATGTGCTGGAGGCGTCGATCGCCGTGTTCCTGGAAGGAAAACGGCTGGACGTCAACGCTATTGCCGCCCAGCTGGGGGTGGGGCGGGCCAGCATCTACCGCTGGTTCGGCTCCCGTGACGGCCTGCTGGGCGCGGCGGTGGCGCGGCAGCTGGAGAAGGTGGTGGCGCTGGCCGATCGCCGCACCCGCGGTTCGGGTGGGGAACGGCTCACCGCGACGCTCGACCGGACCATCGACCTGCTGGTCGCCAACGACGCCCTGCGCGCCTACTTCGACAACGAGTCCACCGCGGCCCTGCGCCTGATCACCCGCGGTGACGGCCTGGTGCACCAGACCGCCGTCGCCCTCATCGAGCAGCACATCGAACGCGCCGAGTCCGAGGGCTACCACCCGCCGATCGAACGCGACACCCTGGCCTACGCCCTGGTCAGGTTGTGGGAGGCGTTCCTCTACAACGATGCTGTGGCCGGTTTCCGCGGCGATGTGGAACGCCTGCGCAAAGTCCAGACCGCGTTGTTGCGCGGGTGA
- a CDS encoding serine hydrolase, translating into MTRFLAGILAVVTAAALTCIAAPGVEATPDGLRHCEVSDGRQPETATAEEVGLDSAALRRAIDFASDPTRFTVQVFRNNCLIAGGPGNARAGGVPWNLWSGTKSVVSMVAGIAVGEGVLRVDDPIGDYLPDGLGDAEHRAITVRSLLTETSGIEIAIASEGITGLARLDPNVVAQALAMPIQHPQGETWQYSQRAVDLLVYVIQQAVGEDFQAYAQRNLFDPLGIRTTDYLWARDRSGNTYGHAHLLIPPDDYAKLGLLLVNRGNWHGRQVIPTGYLTEATTPNGVNPCYGFLITVNGPDCDDLFPGLPADALQMAGMMRQDNFIVPSLGLLVSWTGVTVPGGAVSFPHDVLRGLTQAFRTPTLPDPGPYVQRPDASITDPMFLNPDATMAALGLGPMAYPGCGLLECLGKPLYPPFGNWPPGCFILGCAAVDPATPGIR; encoded by the coding sequence GTGACACGTTTCCTGGCAGGCATCCTGGCTGTGGTGACGGCGGCCGCCCTGACCTGCATTGCCGCGCCGGGCGTCGAGGCAACGCCGGACGGGCTGCGGCACTGTGAAGTCAGCGACGGCCGACAGCCCGAGACCGCGACAGCCGAAGAGGTGGGCCTGGATTCGGCCGCGCTGCGGCGGGCCATTGACTTCGCCTCCGACCCCACCCGTTTCACCGTGCAGGTATTCCGCAACAACTGCCTGATCGCGGGCGGACCCGGCAACGCGCGTGCGGGCGGGGTGCCGTGGAATCTGTGGAGCGGCACCAAGAGCGTGGTGTCCATGGTGGCGGGGATCGCGGTCGGTGAAGGTGTACTGCGCGTGGACGATCCGATCGGCGACTACCTGCCGGACGGGCTCGGGGACGCCGAGCATCGCGCGATCACGGTGCGCAGCCTGCTGACCGAGACCTCCGGCATAGAGATCGCCATCGCCTCCGAAGGCATCACCGGGCTGGCCCGGCTCGACCCGAACGTGGTGGCGCAGGCCCTCGCCATGCCGATCCAGCATCCGCAGGGGGAGACCTGGCAGTACAGTCAACGCGCCGTCGACCTGCTGGTGTACGTGATCCAGCAGGCCGTCGGCGAGGACTTCCAGGCCTACGCGCAGCGAAACCTGTTCGATCCGTTGGGCATCCGGACAACGGACTACCTGTGGGCGCGCGACCGCAGCGGCAACACCTACGGGCACGCCCACCTGCTGATCCCGCCCGACGACTACGCCAAACTCGGCCTGCTGCTGGTCAATCGCGGTAATTGGCATGGCCGCCAGGTGATTCCGACCGGCTATCTGACCGAGGCCACCACGCCCAACGGCGTCAATCCCTGCTATGGGTTCCTGATCACCGTCAACGGCCCCGACTGCGACGACCTGTTCCCCGGTCTGCCCGCGGACGCCCTCCAGATGGCCGGGATGATGCGCCAGGACAACTTCATCGTGCCCAGCCTCGGCCTGCTGGTCAGCTGGACCGGTGTCACGGTTCCCGGTGGGGCCGTGAGCTTCCCGCACGATGTCCTGCGCGGCCTCACCCAGGCCTTCCGCACCCCGACCCTGCCCGACCCGGGACCCTACGTGCAGCGACCGGACGCCAGCATCACCGACCCGATGTTCCTGAACCCCGACGCCACCATGGCCGCCCTGGGCCTCGGGCCCATGGCCTACCCGGGCTGTGGACTCCTGGAATGCCTGGGCAAACCGCTGTATCCGCCGTTCGGCAACTGGCCGCCCGGCTGCTTCATCCTGGGCTGCGCCGCGGTCGACCCCGCGACCCCGGGTATCCGCTGA
- a CDS encoding MMPL family transporter, producing the protein MTAAILAFLALGLFGLHASGLRAQDTFRTRPDAVVGEQLLLEHFPGGSGDPTQIIGPASEADRLRELAAGVPGVVTVSMPVQVDGLVYLEATTADTTGSDAAFATVKHLRSAVHAVPGAMVGGSSAVALDTQASARHDRNLVVPLVLSVVLVVMAILLRALVAPALVLATVVLSLAAALGVSAVVFDRVLGFAGADPSFPLWAFVFLVSLGIDYSIFLMARIREETANHDTAAATVIAMRTTSGTITAAGVVLAGTFAALLTLPLVFAAEIGFAVAFGVLLDTFVVRTVLMPALAIDLGDRLWWPRRTRERYPKLLDSQYDSAIDHG; encoded by the coding sequence GTGACCGCGGCGATACTGGCGTTTCTCGCCTTGGGTTTGTTCGGCTTGCACGCGTCCGGGCTGCGGGCGCAGGACACTTTCCGAACCCGCCCGGACGCGGTGGTCGGTGAGCAACTGCTGCTCGAGCACTTTCCGGGCGGTTCGGGAGATCCCACGCAGATCATCGGTCCGGCATCGGAGGCGGATCGGTTGCGTGAGTTGGCGGCGGGAGTCCCCGGTGTGGTGACGGTTTCGATGCCTGTGCAGGTAGACGGTCTCGTCTATCTGGAGGCGACGACAGCCGACACCACCGGGAGCGATGCGGCGTTCGCTACGGTGAAACACCTCCGCTCGGCGGTACATGCGGTGCCCGGTGCGATGGTGGGCGGCAGCAGTGCGGTCGCCCTGGACACCCAGGCTTCGGCCCGTCACGACCGCAATCTGGTTGTGCCCCTGGTTTTGTCGGTGGTCCTGGTCGTCATGGCGATCCTGCTCCGGGCATTGGTCGCCCCCGCGCTGGTACTAGCGACCGTGGTCTTGTCGCTGGCGGCGGCTCTCGGGGTCAGCGCGGTGGTGTTCGACCGGGTGCTCGGCTTCGCCGGGGCGGATCCATCGTTTCCGCTGTGGGCCTTCGTATTCCTGGTCAGCTTGGGAATCGACTACAGCATCTTTCTGATGGCCAGAATCCGTGAGGAGACCGCGAACCACGACACCGCCGCGGCTACGGTCATCGCGATGCGCACGACGAGCGGCACGATAACCGCTGCGGGCGTCGTGTTGGCCGGGACATTTGCGGCATTGCTCACGCTGCCTTTGGTTTTCGCGGCGGAGATCGGGTTCGCGGTGGCGTTCGGGGTGCTGCTGGACACTTTTGTGGTGCGGACGGTTCTGATGCCGGCGCTCGCGATCGATCTCGGAGATCGGCTGTGGTGGCCTCGGCGAACGAGGGAGAGATATCCGAAACTCCTTGATTCACAATATGATTCAGCTATTGATCATGGTTGA